One genomic window of Calditrichota bacterium includes the following:
- a CDS encoding integration host factor subunit beta, protein MTTYIKKDLIQRVAEKTGMELKSTAEMVNAVFAGLREMMIDGGGESRIEIRNFGVFEVKATAAKPKARNPKKPQQVIYVPARRKTHFRPGKIMKSVLRQPFKA, encoded by the coding sequence TTGACGACTTACATTAAGAAGGACTTGATTCAACGGGTCGCGGAAAAGACCGGTATGGAATTAAAGTCCACCGCCGAGATGGTCAACGCCGTCTTTGCCGGTTTGAGGGAGATGATGATCGATGGTGGTGGGGAGAGCCGGATCGAGATCCGAAATTTCGGGGTCTTTGAAGTAAAGGCGACGGCGGCCAAACCCAAAGCGCGCAATCCGAAGAAGCCGCAGCAGGTGATTTATGTTCCAGCGCGCCGCAAAACGCACTTTCGGCCGGGCAAGATCATGAAGAGCGTCCTGCGCCAGCCATTCAAGGCTTGA